The following proteins come from a genomic window of Populus nigra chromosome 6, ddPopNigr1.1, whole genome shotgun sequence:
- the LOC133697856 gene encoding OVARIAN TUMOR DOMAIN-containing deubiquitinating enzyme 4-like yields MLGVLCARPKPNWILNSLFTHFHLNHHHHHNSNNRLSLHLSGSSTAARRRHSSLCSADSGCGGAAAIWHVIQPADWRRRTERRSVRGEGSWNAAWDGRPARWLHRPDSAWLLFGVCACLAPAIEFLSDVNNIDDVDHQEKERIDGGDLNASSDDAKQDSSDATVGADYKVTGVLADGRCLFRAIAHMACLRNGEEAPDENRQRELADELRAQVVDELLKRREETEWFIEGDFDAYVKRIQQPYVWGGEPELLMASHVLKTMISVFMRDRTTGNLVNIVNYGEEYQKDEVNPINVLFHGYGHYDILETTPGQS; encoded by the exons ATGCTTGGTGTACTTTGCGCACGCCCCAAGCCTAATTGGATCCTCAACTCTCTCTTCACTCATTTCCACctcaaccaccaccaccaccacaacagTAACAACCGCCTCTCTTTGCACCTATCCGGCTCCTCCACCGCGGCTCGCCGCCGCCACTCTAGCTTGTGCAGCGCTGATTCAGGCTGCGGAGGAGCGGCGGCGATATGGCACGTGATTCAGCCGGCTGATTGGCGGAGGAGGACAGAGAGGAGGAGTGTGAGAGGGGAGGGGTCGTGGAACGCGGCGTGGGATGGGAGACCGGCGAGGTGGCTCCACCGGCCTGACTCGGCTTGGTTGTTGTTCGGCGTTTGTGCTTGCCTTGCTCCGGCGATCGAGTTCTTGAGTGATGTGAATAACATCGATGATGTTGATCATCAGGAGAAAGAGAGAATTGACGGTGGTGATTTGAATGCGAGTTCTGATGACGCGAAACAGGATAGCAGTGACGCTACTGTTGGTGCTGATTATAAAGTTACAG GGGTGCTGGCGGATGGGCGATGTCTATTTAGAGCAATAGCTCACATGGCTTGTTTGAGAAATGGAGAGGAGGCCCCTGATGAAAATCGCCAAAGAGAACTTGCTGATGAATTAAGAGCTCAA GTTGTTGATGAGCTTCTAAAGAGGCGGGAAGAAACTGAATG GTTCATTGAAGGAGATTTCGATGCATATGTCAAGAGAATTCAACAACCTTATGTATGGGGTGGGGAACCTGAGTTGTTAATGGCTTCTCATGTTTTAAA GACAATGATATCAGTGTTCATGAGAGATAGGACAACGGGTAATTTGGTAAACATAGTAAATTACGGTGAAGAGTACCAGAAAGATGAAGTCAATCCCATTAATGTGCTGTTTCATGGATATGGTCACTATGACATACTGGAGACCACCCCGGGTCAGAGTTGA
- the LOC133697200 gene encoding uncharacterized protein LOC133697200 has protein sequence MNRNLGAFWIGLVGATITLSAYSQTFVSPTQCITIGLFVLMFGLLVREGFISL, from the coding sequence ATGAATCGGAACTTAGGTGCCTTTTGGATTGGATTGGTTGGTGCAACCATCACCTTGTCTGCTTACTCACAGACTTTTGTCTCTCCTACACAGTGTATCACCATTGGTCTCTTTGTTCTCATGTTTGGCTTGCTTGTCAGAGAAGGTTTCATTTCCCTTTAG